A single Syngnathus typhle isolate RoL2023-S1 ecotype Sweden unplaced genomic scaffold, RoL_Styp_1.0 HiC_scaffold_35, whole genome shotgun sequence DNA region contains:
- the LOC133147199 gene encoding neuropilin-1-like, with protein MCNSQQRCHIELLKDQSCPATYKYLQMVYSCEQKVCLDSLGIADGSVADSSFKASSMKDATPVKARLNRESCWKPSRNPVGSWILVNLGYKRKVTLIVTQGCDSNDTRSWDIKLEMRLSVDKRKWTKHLDGKVSAGGPIKSTVTASFNLVTTNKETFHF; from the exons ATGTGCAACAGCCAGCAAAGATGCCACATTGAGCTTTTGAAGGACCAGTCCTGCCCTGCCACCTACAAATATCTGCAGATGGTCTATAGCTGTGAACAGAAAG TATGTCTCGATAGTCTGGGCATCGCCGACGGCAGCGTTGCAGACTCTTCCTTCAAAGCCTCCTCAATGAAAGACGCCACCCCAGTAAAAGCCCGCCTCAACAGGGAGTCCTGCTGGAAGCCGTCAAGAAATC CCGTCGGCAGCTGGATCCTGGTGAACCTCGGCTACAAGAGAAAGGTGACGTTGATCGTGACCCAGGGGTGTGATAGCAACGATACTCGctcctgggacatcaaacttgagaTGAGACTAAGCGTTGACAAGAGGAAGTGGACCAAACACCTGGACGGGAAGGTGAGCGCGGGGGGGCCAATCAAGTCGACTGTGACCGCATCCTTCAATCTTGTcacaacaaacaaggaaacattcCATTTCTAG